Proteins found in one Neomonachus schauinslandi chromosome 1, ASM220157v2, whole genome shotgun sequence genomic segment:
- the LOC110570045 gene encoding LOW QUALITY PROTEIN: keratin-associated protein 15-1 (The sequence of the model RefSeq protein was modified relative to this genomic sequence to represent the inferred CDS: inserted 1 base in 1 codon), protein MHYNRSPGNFSSCSLGGYLGYPGSPYDSFYPXNEIYSPSTYQLGSSVFGGYQETCCEPTSCGTSSAGARPYQTSCFRPKNSFFFSPCQTNYMGSLGCGNIGLGPFGCGSTGFQSLGCGSSFSRPTYFSSRSCQSTCYQPAFSSRFFRSTC, encoded by the exons ATGCATTACAATCGCAGCCCTGGAAacttctcctcctgctctcttgGAGGTTACCTGGGGTACCCAGGTTCCCCCTATGATTCTTTCTACC GCAATGAAATCTACTCTCCCAGCACCTACCAGCTGGGTTCCTCTGTCTTTGGTGGCTATCAGGAGACCTGCTGTGAACCCACCAGCTGCGGGACATCCAGTGCTGGGGCCAGACCCTACCAGACATCCTGCTTCCGCCCAAAGAATTCCTTCTTCTTCAGTCCCTGCCAAACAAATTACATGGGGTCTCTGGGATGTGGAAATATTGGCCTTGGGCCTTTTGGTTGTGGAAGCACTGGTTTCCAATCTCTGGGCTGTGGGTCCAGCTTCAGTCGTCCAACTTACTTTTCTTCTAGGAGCTGCCAGTCAACTTGTTACCAACCAGCCTTTAGCTCTCGCTTTTTTAGATCAACTTGCTGA